A genomic segment from Spinacia oleracea cultivar Varoflay chromosome 3, BTI_SOV_V1, whole genome shotgun sequence encodes:
- the LOC130470155 gene encoding protein ENHANCED DISEASE RESISTANCE 2-like, protein MDGYGSKFYKVAWEVVGTEVVDAVQAFFVNGKLLENLNATSITLIPKTNCPTTVMDFRPISCCHVLYKCITKLLCSRLQLVLPDIISQNQGAFISGRSILHNVLIFQDLVKHYARKSGPKSCMIKIDIKKAYDTVDWKFVEEMLNALNFPDHFSKMILVCLTSTKYSLLLNGSSHGYFPAKRGLRQGDPLSPLPFSLKQISKKPSNSALRRRRTQPCVAVEPKRCSALRRCLRRCVVFSPHLPHPVQFSRGLSLKDIFLVGRGFSISPSRRGSGGCSASWFRWFRHSAQEDEENGSNLLRRTTIGNGPPEAILDWTREIDSDLSQSANTQVFSRKHWRLLQCQNGLRIFEELSEVDYLPRSCSRAMRAVGVVDATCEDIFELIMSMDGTRFEWDCSFQYGSLVEEVDGHTAIIYHRLQLDWFSMFVWPRDLCYVRYWRRNDDGSYVVLFRSRVHENCGPQPGFVRAHLESGGFNISPLKSRNGRPRSQVQHLMQVDLKGWGVGYVSSFQQHCLLQVLNSVAGLCEYFSQTDERIATPRIPVMVNMTSASMPSRKNQKFQDPSIHPCSPDRNIVPNRNSVMMDEDSDEDEDYQIPEAEQEGYRSPPENEVKITAVEEPTDQIDSTMFSGTLRRDDNENARNCWRISDGNNFKVRSKKFCRDKSKVPAGKPLMDLVAVDWFKNSSRMDHVARRPGCAAQVYTPRIAPYARNLMWFVSNGLSFLPTSIYYWL, encoded by the exons ATGGATGGATATGGGAGTAAGTTTTACAAAGTTGCATGGGAGGTTGTTGGTACTGAAGTAGTGGATGCTGTTCAAGCCTTTTTTGTGAATGGCAAACTGTTGGAGAACCTGAATGCCACCTCTATCACTTTGATTCCAAAGACAAATTGCCCCACCACAGTGATGGATTTCAGACCCATCTCCTGTTGTCATGTGCTTTACAAATGTATTACCAAGCTGTTGTGTTCAAGGTTACAATTGGTTCTTCCTGATATTATTTCACAAAATCAAGGTGCCTTTATTTCAGGGAGGAGTATTCTTCACAATGTCCTTATTTTTCAGGATTTGGTTAAGcattatgctaggaaatcaggACCAAAGAGTTGCATGATTAAGATTGACATCAAGAAGGCTTATGATACTGTGGATTGGAAATTTGTGGAGGAAATGCTTAATGCTCTTAATTTTCCAGACCATTTCAGTAAAATGATTCTTGTGTGTTTGACCTCTACTAAATACTCCCTCCTTCTAAATGGTAGCTCCCATGGCTACTTTCCTGCTAAGAGAGGTCTCAGACAGGGGGATCCACTCTCCCCTTTGCCTTTT tcccttaaacaaatatccaagaagccgtcgaactcagccctgcgtcgccgtcgaactcagccctgcgtcgccgtcgaacccaagcgttgctcagccctgcgtcgctgtcttcgccggtgtgtggtgttctcgcctcatctcccccatcccgttcaattctcgcgcggcctgtcactgaaagatatattcttggtcggccgggggttcagcatctccccgtcgcgtcgtggttccggtggttgctcggcgtcgtggttccggtggtttcg GCATAGTGCCCAGGAAGATGAGGAGAATGGTTCTAATTTATTGAGGAGAACGACAATTGGGAATG GACCTCCAGAGGCTATATTGGACTGGACCCGTGAAATTGACTCGGATCTATCCCAAAGTGCTAATACTCAAGTCTTTTCTCGGAAGCATTGGCGTCTTCTTCAATGTCAAAATG GGCTTCGTATTTTTGAAGAGCTTTCTGAAGTTGATTACCTT CCGAGGAGTTGCAGCAGAGCAATGAGGGCTGTAGGAGTTGTTGATGCTACTTGTGAAGATATATTTGAACTTATAATGAGTATGGATGGGACAAGATTTGA ATGGGATTGCTCTTTCCAGTATGGTAGTTTAGTTGAGGAGGTGGATGGACATACTGCTATTATATATCACAGACTTCAGCTTGACTGGTTTTCTAT GTTTGTATGGCCTCGTGACCTCTGCTATGTACGTTATTGGCGACGTAATGATGATGGAAGTTATG TTGTGTTGTTCCGCTCGAGGGTGCATGAGAACTGTGGTCCTCAGCCAGGATTTGTGCGAGCCCATCTTGAAA GCGGTGGGTTCAACATTTCTCCTCTAAAATCACGAAATGGGAGGCCCAGATCACAAGTGCAGCACCTTATGCAAGTTGATCTGAAAGGATGGGGTGTGGGCTATGTCTCATCATTTCAGCAGCACTGCCTCCTTCAAGTGTTGAACAGTGTTGCTG GGTTGTGTGAATACTTTTCTCAAACTGATGAAAGGATTGCTACCCCCAGAATTCCAGTTATGGTCAACATGACCTCAGCATCTATGCCTTCACGAAAGAACCAAAAGTTTCAGGATCCATCCATTCATCCTTGTTCTCCTGATCGGAATATTGTTCCGAATAGAAACTCTGTCATGATGGATGAAGACTCTGATGAAGATGAGGATTATCAAATACCCGAGGCAGAGCAAGAG GGTTACCGCTCTCCGCCTGAGAATGAAGTCAAGATAACCG CTGTTGAAGAACCAACCGATCAGATTGATTCAACTATGTTCTCGGGAACTTTGCGACGAGACGACAATGAAAATGCTCGCAATTGCTGGAGAATATCTGATGGAAATAACTTCAAGGTTCGCAGCAAAAAATTCTGTCGTGACAAGTCAAAGGTTCCAGCAGGGAAACCTTTAATGGATCTTGTTGCTGTTGATTGGTTCAAGAATTCAAGTCGGATGGACCATGTTGCTAGACGTCCAGGCTGTGCAGCACAG gtctacactccgaggattgcgccttatgcgaggaatttgatgtggttcgtgagcaatgggctaagttttttaccaacaagtatttattattggctttag